The DNA segment TAGATAGGGTCGAAACCGCCAACCTTCTCGATGGCGCTGCAATGGTAATACAGCATCACGCCGCGCTGACCGGTATAAGCAACGTGCTTATTGTCGCGATACAGCTCGGCCATATCGTTCAATTTCTTCGGCCCTGCCAAATCTTTAAACTGATAAGCCAGATGAGGCTCAGGTGATTCGATATAAGGGATATGCCAGTTATCAGCAATGGGCCATGCATCATCGTCCCATAAAAATAGATGTTCACACCCGGCATCCATCAGCACTTCAAGGCTTCGATTCTTTGATGCCACAATACCGAGGGATTTTTCGTGCCGTATAAGTTTTACACCATCAGGAGCTACGGTTGCAGATGCTGATCCATCATCGATAACCACCACCAGCGCACCAGACGGTAGATATTTTTGGTGTTGCTCTATGGAGCGAGAAAGAACATCAGCACGGTTATGGGTAGTGATCGCAATACCGATGCGTGCCGATGAATTATTAGCGGGTTCATAGGGAACGCCATCGATAGTGACCCGCATGATTTAACCCTTAATGGCGCGACAGATCATCCCACCAGCACGACACTCAATTTCAATAGCTTCGCGAAGAGCATCCTGATTAGCGGTGGCGTTTTTGATGATTTCTCTAACTTCAGTAACGGTAATTTTATCTCGAGAGATGGTAGCTGGTTTGATAAATATTTTGCCGTTAATGAGCTCAAAGGCTGCGCTGTTTTTTATTAGATTGTTAATTTCATCCAGCTTTTTCTCGAGCTCACTGGTGTCAGCTTCAACCTTAATGCTCAACGTTTGGATTGGCTTGGTTTCAGTGGCTCTCTTATTAGTGTGAATCGGAGATGATTCCGGTGAATTACTCCCAACCACTCCCATACTCATTGAGCAATAACCGCCACTCGGCGCAGTATTCTCGAAGCTCGCAACCCCTGAAACAGACAGCTGCAGCGGGAAATATTCAGGAATGCCGTTTACTGTAGTTCTCGATCCCCATGCATCATACTGGGCTGTTCCGGCCGGATTGGTAACTTCAAATCCGTCACCATTCACCGTGATACTCATTCTTGCCATCACGTCCCGCAGTATTAAATGTTTCATTTAGAATAATCCTCTATATGTGAAAGTATCGCCCCGCCTGATTCAGAGACAACCCGCATTCAAAACAGTGTGTTTATCCTGTAATAACGAATGGCCAAACTGATAAACCAGCAGAAAATAAAAAGGCCACCAGCGGTGACCTCAAGTATTTCGGTGTTCTTTTGGCATTATCACAGGCACTAATTGAATGCCTGCTGTAATGCCTACTGCCCGCTTACTTTGTCATAGACGCGTTCACAGGTTTTTCCGGCGCTATAAGCACGGTCAGCCTCTTTTGCATACTCTCCTGCTGCTTCGTTAGATTCGCTGAGCAACTGGGTAAGCAATATGATGGCTTGGGACTTTGACGCGCTTGAGCTGGCAGCGCTGGAAAGCTTGCCGGTTTCACTGTCTGCGAATTGTTGCCTGAGCTGTGCGAGCTGTTGCTGCAACCTGTCAGCAGAACGCTTAGCATTAATAGCATCAGCTTTAAGCTGTTCGTTGTCTTTCTCTGCATCTTTAACCGCCTGATTTGCTGCCTGTTGCCTGCGTTGCTCTTCCGCTCGTTCACCAACTTGCCGCTTGGCTAGAGCATCAGAATCTGCTTTATTACGCTGCGCCCATTTCAACTGCCAAGATTTATCGGCATCACGGTAGCCAGTGTAATGACCCACCCATAAGGACAAATTCGCAAGCACCACCACCATTGCTATCATTCGCCAATTGATACTCATACCATAAGCGCCGCCCGCGCCTTGTTGTAGCGTACCTTGCGATCATCGATACCGTTCAGACCACCGTTGATAATCTGCGTCACTCGATAAACGTCAGCACCGTATGCCATGCAGCCTTTTGATGTGTAGAACCACGCCGCCGAACGTGCAGCTTGTAGCTCTAGCTCGAGCAATTCTGGCTTAGTCACCAAATCAAGCTTTAGCGCTGCGCCACATGCGCGATAGTTATCAAGTCCGGTAATCTGGATAAGGCCGCGGCCTCGATACTTCCAACCATCGCCGGAGGCTTTATTACCTAAGCGACTGGCATAAACCAGATTAGCGATGGCATCTTGTCGCGCTGGTTGCTGCGTCGTTCTGCCAAGGGCATTGGCCTGCTGCTGAGTAATACGCTTACCAAATACAGTAACCAAAGCACCCGGTGTGTAATTCAGTGATTCAACAACCTGCCGAAACCCACCAGACTCATGACCCACCTGAGCAATAAACATCGCCTGATCGGTTGCCGCTGTGATACCAAATTCTTTCATTGCTGCATCGATGTGCGGAAACCAGCGCGCAGCTAATCCGGCGCTAATATCAGCCGCCTTTTGAAACTGTTCGAGATCCATGGAATTACCTTACTGTTGAGGAGGGACGCCAGTCTTACTGCCGACAACACGACGTAGAACCGAGCTGAAATAATCAATACCCAAGAAGCCAATAAAGACACTGCCGATATATGCCCACTCTTGATCCCAACTCATTAGCGTAAGCAGGTCTTTAATAAAGAATGCCACCAGTGCGCACATAGCGGCATCCAGAATCCGTCGCCACATCGGAGACTCTCCGTTATATATCCCCCGCAGAATAGCCATTAGACCCGCAATGAATGCGTAACTTCCCTCGCTGCGGTGCTCTGCAATCCATGTCATTAACATGGCCCAGAGCTCGGGGCTTTTGTGCATTTTCATGTTCTCCCCCCATCCACCAGCGCGGTAGGGTTAATTAGTGGAATAGCACCCAGCCGTAACCACTCTCTGCTAGAAAGTGTTTAATGTGTGGATGGTTGTTGGCTGGGCGCTACATATGAAAAAGGCCACCAGAAGGTGGCCTATAAATATAGTTATAGAATTCAGTGAGAATGCTTAGCTCATTATATTATCGATTTTGAGCTAATGATTTTTCACCTGTAATCTCATACAGCTAAGTACTTAATTACTAGATTTGGAGATAAATTATTATATCCTATATGCGAAGTGTTTTACTGGATTAACAAAGGAATCTAAAGGTGAACATATGAGAGTCTTCATGAGCGAATGGCTTATAGGGCTGCAAGCCTCTGCTGCGTCATTAATCTTAATATTGCTATTGTTCTATATTGTGGCTGCCTGAAATAAAACATCAACACAATCGGCTGAGCCATCTCCACTGGTTGAAAGACGCGCACCTGTATTCGGTGCTATATGAAGATGGCTCATGCAGTTGTGCAGCACACCAAA comes from the Hafnia alvei genome and includes:
- a CDS encoding DUF2514 family protein; amino-acid sequence: MSINWRMIAMVVVLANLSLWVGHYTGYRDADKSWQLKWAQRNKADSDALAKRQVGERAEEQRRQQAANQAVKDAEKDNEQLKADAINAKRSADRLQQQLAQLRQQFADSETGKLSSAASSSASKSQAIILLTQLLSESNEAAGEYAKEADRAYSAGKTCERVYDKVSGQ
- a CDS encoding glycoside hydrolase family 19 protein, coding for MDLEQFQKAADISAGLAARWFPHIDAAMKEFGITAATDQAMFIAQVGHESGGFRQVVESLNYTPGALVTVFGKRITQQQANALGRTTQQPARQDAIANLVYASRLGNKASGDGWKYRGRGLIQITGLDNYRACGAALKLDLVTKPELLELELQAARSAAWFYTSKGCMAYGADVYRVTQIINGGLNGIDDRKVRYNKARAALMV
- a CDS encoding phage holin, lambda family, with the protein product MKMHKSPELWAMLMTWIAEHRSEGSYAFIAGLMAILRGIYNGESPMWRRILDAAMCALVAFFIKDLLTLMSWDQEWAYIGSVFIGFLGIDYFSSVLRRVVGSKTGVPPQQ